One stretch of Segatella copri DNA includes these proteins:
- a CDS encoding M13-type metalloendopeptidase, whose product MKKKLLLFGGLLAIGLSFFASCSDKEDESLAPSSVDAKPWTLDENMNTQIKPGDNFALYCWGKWYEKTPLISGENYVGLLYSEAEAAVEQRMKFEIPQHQMLRDDFERLGEDADAINQLKQKIQSLESMNTQEEKAFALGESLKAGNTPFLKGVLTVLDGEFLYTIESQNQLSDLLSKFADDDTKLASWLEWALIQLGVDKEMAPMRVEEALSLQPSKEQEDANSRMRRLCSPEYHENLISVKQLLTRAAGDEEQIIYALLEGLGVEPDKLNVDRATSYFFDDILLSDSEGSKVVSLLECCLAVDLALASRTACQKLLGKTDETVLKGLIDDKLSYPTAKTFCDTYLKDSYRQKILDLMENLRRTFRGRIEKLDWMSQTTKNSALEKLKKMTFLVGKSDSWHEEGIPQLAGKSLYEDMALVRKSQNDLRHVLLSKLPKDEIGNFCYLDGFSVSAVNAFYYPYCNSVFVLPNIILPPFYDESQSDAMLYALVAVFGHEITHGFDDEGALFDAVGRFKNWWTVSDQMAFKEKTDLLVDCYNHLPLFVDSDGYHVNGEQTLGENIADLGGLEMSLQVYEEKLKEQGFYGEELVKQEKRFFQAYANIWRAKLSDDYLMNMYGGDVHAPSFARVNGCTMNCDRWYELFDVKWGDMNYLKPEKRARIW is encoded by the coding sequence ATGAAGAAAAAACTTTTATTATTCGGAGGCTTGTTGGCTATAGGCTTGTCTTTTTTCGCATCGTGCAGTGATAAGGAGGATGAATCTTTGGCTCCTTCGTCCGTAGATGCCAAACCTTGGACATTGGATGAAAACATGAATACCCAGATAAAGCCTGGTGACAACTTTGCCCTGTATTGTTGGGGCAAATGGTATGAGAAGACCCCTCTGATTTCTGGAGAAAATTATGTTGGACTGTTGTATTCTGAGGCTGAGGCTGCTGTTGAGCAAAGAATGAAGTTTGAAATCCCACAACACCAAATGCTGAGAGATGATTTCGAACGGTTGGGAGAGGATGCAGATGCTATCAATCAGTTGAAGCAAAAGATACAGTCATTGGAAAGTATGAATACTCAGGAAGAGAAGGCGTTTGCTTTGGGTGAGAGCTTGAAGGCTGGGAATACGCCTTTTTTGAAAGGGGTGCTAACTGTCTTGGATGGAGAATTCTTGTATACTATAGAATCACAAAATCAACTGTCAGACCTCTTGTCGAAATTTGCCGATGATGATACCAAATTGGCGAGTTGGCTGGAATGGGCGTTGATACAGTTGGGAGTGGATAAAGAGATGGCTCCTATGCGTGTTGAGGAAGCACTCTCTTTGCAGCCTTCTAAAGAACAGGAAGATGCTAATAGCAGGATGAGGAGACTCTGTAGTCCTGAATATCATGAGAATTTAATTTCGGTAAAACAACTTCTTACGAGAGCTGCTGGTGATGAAGAACAAATTATTTATGCTCTCTTGGAAGGATTGGGGGTTGAACCGGATAAATTGAATGTGGATAGAGCTACCAGTTATTTCTTTGATGACATTTTACTATCTGATAGTGAAGGCAGTAAGGTGGTTAGTCTCTTGGAATGCTGTTTGGCGGTCGACTTGGCTTTGGCTTCACGAACAGCTTGCCAGAAACTTTTGGGCAAGACTGATGAGACTGTGTTGAAAGGCTTGATTGACGATAAACTGAGTTATCCGACAGCCAAGACTTTTTGTGATACGTACTTGAAGGATTCATATCGGCAGAAAATACTAGACTTGATGGAAAATCTCCGTCGTACATTCAGAGGAAGAATTGAAAAACTTGACTGGATGAGCCAGACAACCAAGAACAGTGCTTTGGAAAAGTTAAAAAAAATGACATTCCTGGTAGGCAAATCCGATTCTTGGCATGAAGAAGGAATTCCACAGTTGGCAGGCAAGTCCTTGTATGAAGATATGGCTTTGGTAAGAAAAAGCCAAAATGATTTAAGACATGTTTTACTCAGCAAATTGCCTAAAGACGAGATCGGTAATTTTTGTTATTTGGATGGTTTTTCTGTTTCAGCAGTCAATGCTTTTTACTATCCGTATTGCAATTCTGTTTTTGTCCTGCCAAATATTATTTTGCCTCCATTCTATGATGAGAGTCAATCCGATGCAATGCTTTATGCCTTGGTTGCGGTATTTGGGCATGAGATAACCCATGGCTTCGATGACGAGGGGGCTCTGTTTGATGCTGTAGGTCGCTTTAAAAATTGGTGGACAGTATCAGACCAGATGGCCTTCAAGGAAAAAACAGATCTGTTGGTTGATTGTTATAATCATCTTCCTCTCTTTGTTGATTCTGATGGGTATCATGTAAATGGTGAGCAAACGCTGGGAGAAAACATTGCCGATCTCGGTGGGTTGGAAATGTCTTTACAGGTATACGAGGAGAAACTGAAGGAACAAGGGTTTTATGGTGAGGAGTTAGTAAAGCAAGAGAAGAGGTTCTTCCAGGCTTATGCTAATATTTGGAGAGCTAAATTGTCGGATGATTATCTGATGAATATGTATGGAGGTGACGTTCATGCACCTAGTTTCGCTCGTGTCAATGGTTGTACCATGAACTGTGATCGTTGGTATGAGTTGTTTGACGTGAAGTGGGGCGACATGAATTATCTGAAGCCTGAGAAACGAGCGAGAATTTGGTAA
- a CDS encoding ATP-binding protein codes for MVETNDRRLPVGIQSFEEIRVQGCLYVDKTDIIWQLANRGKKYNYLSRPRRFGKSVLVDTLESYFLGKKELFEGLKIMQLETEWVKRPVIRLDMSQAGAEPESVRSYLDDVFHTLETVYGITVRPDSSLAVRFKNIIESAFNQTGQQVAILIDEYDSPLQHSWKTPQHEACTDIYREVFAVLKAQDKYEKFVFITGITKFTQISLFSVLNNLSNISFEPEYAAICGITKEEVLRDFKPEISKLAEYEDWTYDEAVANLTAYYDGYHFSRRNMVDVFNPFSLINALADSDLKNYWASSGATSLLPKFVDDMEIKLGNFDSCAILRQTIETSDVTGGGAELFLYQSGYLTIKGYINGTYLLGIPNFEVRQALNEIVLPTLTMRKNNDLQSTQAFLNAHLSVGNLPEAMKCLKALIADVPYSNKKLASMDMEERYRLILSTIFNAIGCRVEVEKMIATGRIDMVVEVTNFIYVLELKLSNNGGVDAATEQIKAKQYAEPFQADKRKVIALAIELDDKGKGLVDWKEV; via the coding sequence ATGGTAGAGACAAACGATAGAAGATTGCCTGTAGGCATCCAGTCTTTTGAAGAAATCAGAGTGCAAGGATGTCTGTATGTTGACAAGACAGATATTATCTGGCAACTTGCCAACAGAGGAAAGAAGTATAATTACCTGAGCCGCCCTCGCCGCTTCGGTAAATCCGTTCTTGTCGATACGCTCGAATCCTACTTCCTGGGAAAGAAGGAACTCTTTGAGGGATTGAAGATCATGCAGCTGGAGACGGAATGGGTGAAGCGCCCTGTCATCAGACTGGATATGAGTCAAGCTGGTGCTGAGCCGGAAAGTGTACGAAGCTATCTGGACGATGTTTTTCATACCCTTGAAACGGTGTACGGAATTACTGTACGCCCAGACAGTTCTCTAGCCGTAAGATTCAAGAACATCATTGAGTCAGCTTTCAACCAAACCGGACAGCAAGTTGCCATTCTCATCGATGAATACGACTCCCCTTTGCAGCATTCGTGGAAAACTCCGCAGCATGAAGCATGTACCGATATCTATAGAGAAGTATTTGCAGTCTTGAAAGCACAGGATAAATACGAAAAATTTGTCTTCATCACCGGTATCACCAAGTTTACGCAGATTTCTCTTTTCTCAGTGCTCAACAATTTGAGCAACATCAGCTTTGAGCCGGAATACGCTGCTATCTGCGGTATTACGAAGGAAGAAGTTTTACGTGATTTCAAGCCGGAAATCAGTAAATTGGCAGAATACGAAGACTGGACTTACGACGAAGCAGTTGCCAATCTGACGGCATATTATGACGGCTATCATTTCAGTCGCCGCAATATGGTGGATGTCTTCAATCCGTTCAGTCTCATCAATGCCTTGGCAGATTCTGATTTGAAGAACTACTGGGCTTCATCGGGTGCAACCTCGCTGCTGCCTAAGTTTGTGGATGACATGGAAATCAAATTGGGTAATTTTGATAGTTGCGCCATCCTCCGTCAAACCATAGAGACATCGGATGTGACAGGTGGTGGAGCTGAATTGTTTCTCTATCAGTCGGGCTATCTTACGATTAAGGGTTACATAAACGGAACTTATCTTCTTGGCATTCCTAACTTCGAGGTAAGGCAAGCCTTGAATGAAATCGTGTTGCCAACGTTGACCATGCGCAAGAACAATGACCTTCAATCTACCCAGGCATTTCTGAATGCTCACCTCAGCGTAGGCAATCTTCCCGAAGCCATGAAATGCCTGAAGGCGCTCATTGCGGACGTTCCCTACAGCAACAAGAAACTTGCCAGCATGGATATGGAGGAGCGCTATCGTCTGATATTGAGCACAATCTTCAATGCCATCGGTTGCCGGGTGGAAGTAGAGAAGATGATTGCTACGGGCAGGATTGATATGGTGGTGGAAGTCACCAACTTCATCTATGTGCTGGAGTTGAAGCTGAGCAACAACGGTGGCGTGGATGCTGCCACGGAGCAGATAAAAGCCAAGCAGTATGCCGAGCCATTCCAGGCTGATAAGCGAAAAGTAATTGCCCTTGCCATAGAACTGGATGATAAGGGAAAGGGACTGGTTGACTGGAAGGAAGTATAA
- a CDS encoding DUF3667 domain-containing protein has translation MLKNKISLLIRRYQVYLERGKPIPANTKAVTRCKHCGTEYRGNYCPRCGQFHTAGIFGKWRMVKTFREASPIMSNAYMRTIFELLFRPGYMIRDYFRGHQVSYLGPLTTLLVSFSLLTLVTHTYEELTNTVEPEKKEVVSKKDSSGKEEKYIYQKWGVTITSKDDGRMDNGKMAALWRVLRGKLESDTTLFLFAIFPMYGLAARRAFRKVNFGSYPLRAGAHYMALVYLYTLFALLPLPVWAMVYYLVWTYRGIYGMTWLRTIRYMAFTACWVVLYLFLLLVALALLGIGIVYLINFLFFT, from the coding sequence ATGCTTAAGAATAAGATCTCTCTCTTGATACGTAGGTATCAGGTTTATCTCGAAAGGGGTAAACCGATACCTGCCAACACGAAAGCAGTCACAAGATGCAAGCATTGTGGCACGGAGTATCGTGGCAATTATTGCCCAAGATGCGGACAGTTTCATACGGCGGGAATATTCGGAAAATGGAGAATGGTGAAGACTTTCCGTGAGGCCTCTCCCATCATGTCGAATGCCTATATGCGCACCATCTTTGAGTTGCTTTTTCGCCCAGGGTATATGATTCGTGATTATTTCCGTGGGCATCAAGTCAGCTATTTGGGACCATTGACAACCTTGTTGGTTTCATTTTCCTTATTGACTTTGGTCACGCATACCTATGAAGAATTGACCAATACCGTGGAACCTGAAAAGAAAGAAGTTGTTTCCAAAAAGGATTCTTCTGGTAAGGAAGAAAAATATATATATCAGAAATGGGGAGTAACCATCACTAGCAAGGATGATGGGCGAATGGATAATGGAAAGATGGCTGCTCTGTGGCGAGTTTTGAGAGGAAAACTGGAGAGTGATACGACACTCTTTCTTTTTGCCATTTTCCCTATGTATGGTCTTGCTGCTCGACGTGCCTTTCGTAAAGTGAATTTCGGTTCATATCCTCTGAGGGCAGGTGCTCATTACATGGCTCTTGTCTATCTTTATACGCTTTTTGCGTTGTTGCCGTTGCCCGTGTGGGCTATGGTGTACTATCTGGTTTGGACTTATCGTGGCATTTACGGAATGACATGGTTGCGTACCATTCGATATATGGCATTCACAGCCTGTTGGGTGGTGCTTTATTTGTTCCTGTTGTTGGTTGCGTTGGCGCTATTGGGGATAGGAATAGTCTATCTTATCAATTTCTTGTTTTTTACGTAA